In one Lolium rigidum isolate FL_2022 chromosome 3, APGP_CSIRO_Lrig_0.1, whole genome shotgun sequence genomic region, the following are encoded:
- the LOC124700561 gene encoding protein MARD1-like encodes MFLRSKVQEMILRRRSRSTNGAQHAGDPPPPAPRLLHSASLPAGSCATAGSPQRDSYSMSPTSVLDASASFASPAADGGSISKRRPWCDGCAGPHGLADALDCAHDGRERRRSILAGRVKAQAPALVRSCSLDRRVEFGVKNKSSWLPLRAGGRAAHKEEAAPAPDEVEMEPSSEDYTCVISRGPNPRTVHIFGDRVVEDDHRETSPRQIANMPPAPTRGDRGFLSL; translated from the coding sequence ATGTTTCTGAGGTCCAAGGTCCAGGAGATGATCCTGAGGAGGAGGTCCAGATCGACGAACGGCGCGCAGCACGCCGGCGACCCGCCCCCGCCGGCGCCGAGGCTGCTGCACTCGGCGTCCCTCCCCGCCGGCAGCTGCGCCACGGCCGGGAGTCCCCAGCGCGACTCCTACTCCATGAGCCCGACCTCCGTGCTCGACGCCTCCGCATCCTTCGCCTCGCCCGCCGCCGACGGCGGCAGCATCAGCAAGCGCCGGCCCTGGTGCGACGGGTGCGCGGGCCCGCACGGGCTCGCCGACGCGCTCGACTGCGCCCACGACGGCCGGGAGCGGAGGCGGAGCATCCTCGCGGGCCGCGTCAAGGCGCAGGCGCCGGCCCTGGTGCGGTCCTGCTCCCTCGACCGCCGCGTCGAGTTCGGGGTCAAGAACAAGAGCTCCTGGCTGCCGCTgcgcgccggcggccgcgcggcgCACAAGGAGGAGGCCGCGCCCGCGCCGGACGAGGTGGAGATGGAGCCGTCGTCCGAGGACTACACCTGCGTCATCTCCCGCGGGCCCAACCCGAGGACGGTGCACATCTTCGGCGATCGCGTCGTGGAGGACGACCACCGCGAGACCTCGCCGCGCCAGATAGCGAACATGCCGCCGGCGCCGACTCGTGGAGACAGAGGCTTCTTGAGCCTATGA
- the LOC124700564 gene encoding autophagy-related protein 16-like, which yields MADAKAAMAAIGRATRKLRRRDAVEVDAHRPAIEALNRPFAAQALEWKEKAEKYELELQHLYKAHSRSSEQLVTLIEELKALKALLKEKEALIPALQSELGQTSEENAQLKQSLEEKTQALELLIQEHQAAKAELEQALAKLKGVENENTQLVERLMQAKMVEAEKLNEANAMYEEMVLKLKAAGLGAGGMQHHAEQEADGIIRRSEAGYIDIVETPIPSAPRITIRAHEGGCGSIIFQNNTDMLISGGQDQTVKIWSAHTGSLSSTLQGCLGSVNDLAVTNDNKFVIAACSSNKLFVWEANGGRPRHTLTGHTKSVSSVDASWVKSLVIASSSSDRTIKIWDLQTGFCKSTIMSASNPNSLVFIHGDTICSGHRNGSLQFHDIRTGKSSATTVGAHTDVTSVCVSRSKTYVLSSGRENVHKLFDVRMPTVLVEDSGTLRAPGNRVVGSWGRPCISPDEKCIAAGSSDGSVYIWPKPKDEKDAPQPLAILEGHHSLPVVSSAWSGYGPLATADKNHIHIWA from the exons ATGGCGGATGCCAAGGCCGCCATGGCGGCGATCGGGAGAGCCACGCGGAAgctgcggcggcgggatgccgTGGAGGTCGATGCCCACCGCCCCGCCATCGAGGCGCTCAATCGCCCCTTCGCCGCCCAG GCTTTGGAGTGGAAAGAGAAGGCGGAGAAGTACGAGCTGGAGCTGCAGCATCTCTACAAGGCGCATTCCCGTTCGTCCGAGCAGCTGGTTACCTTGATAGAAGAGCTGAAAGCGTTGAAAGCGCTGCTCAAGGAGAAGGAGGCGCTGATTCCAGCTTTGCAGAGCGAACTTGGGCAGACTAG CGAAGAAAACGCACAGCTAAAGCAATCGCTTGAAGAAAAGACACAGGCTTTGGAGCTTCTAATTCAGGAGCACCAGGCGGCTAAAGCTGAGCTTGAGCAGGCGCTAGCGAAACTGAAAGGTGTGGAGAATGAGAACACGCAGCTGGTTGAGCGGTTGATGCAAGCAAAGATGGTGGAGGCAGAGAAGCTTAACGAG GCCAATGCGATGTATGAGGAGATGGTCTTAAAGCTAAAGGCAGCTGGGCTTGGCGCTGGTGGAATGCAACACCATGCAGAACAAGAAGCTGATGGCATCATTCGTCGATCCGAAGCTGGGTACATTGACATCGTTGAAACACCAATCCCATCTGCACCCAGAATCACCATCCGTGCTCATGAGGGTGGGTGTGGATCTATAATATTCCAGAATAACACAGACATGCTGATCAGTGGTGGCCAGGATCAAACTGTGAAGATATGGTCTGCACATACTGGTTCTTTGAGCTCCACCCTACAGGGTTGCTTGGGGTCTGTCAATGATCTTGCTGTTACCAATGATAACAAGTTTGTAATTGCCGCGTGTAGCTCTAACAAGTTGTTCGTATGGGAAGCTAATGGGGGGCGTCCTCGTCACACTCTGACTGGTCACACAAAAAGTGTTTCTTCTGTAGATGCAAGCTGGGTGAAAAGCTTGGTTATTGCTAGTTCATCCAGTGACCGTACTATCAAGATTTGGGACCTCCAGACTGGCTTCTGTAAAAGCACCATAATGTCAGCAAGCAACCCCAACTCGCTAGTTTTCATCCATGGCGATACCATTTGCTCAGGTCATAGGAATGGAAGCCTTCAGTTCCATGATATCCGCACTGGAAAATCCTCAGCTACAACAGTAGGTGCACATACTGATGTCACATCGGTCTGTGTATCTCGGAGCAAAACTTATGTTCTTTCAAGTGGAAGAGAGAACGTGCACAAGCTCTTTGATGTTAGGATGCCAACAGTGTTAGTGGAGGATTCTGGAACACTCAGAGCCCCAGGTAACAGAGTGGTTGGCAGCTGGGGCAGACCTTGTATAAGCCCAGATGAGAAATGCATTGCGGCTGGCTCTTCTGATGGGTCTGTTTACATATGGCCGAAGCCGAAGGATGAGAAGGATGCGCCGCAGCCGCTGGCCATCCTAGAGGGCCACCATTCGTTACCGGTTGTTTCAAGTGCATGGTCCGGGTATGGACCTCTTGCCACCGCTGACAAGAATCATATTCATATCTGGGCTTGA